AATCCCTAAAGGAAAAtgatgaagggaaaaaataaggaCGGTTTTGGGATGCCTTTCTACCACTTAGAGCTCACGATAGTCACGATAGTCACAGTAGATCAAGAAAGGACTGGTTCAAGGTGCTTCAGGCCTCTCCCAACAGCAACCCGTGCCCAGAAGCTGGAGCAATTTGAACTGATTCATTGGGACTTACTAGAAACTggcccctttcttctttttttaataacataattCTTGACATTGGACTTTTTACAGAAACCATGGAGCAAAAAATTCTCgagaaagttttttttcttctctataaatTATCAGATTATCAAGTGCAATAAAAAATGAGTTTGCAGAGAACAACATTCTGGGTATGTGAGTCAGTGAAAGCGCCCCCTTATTTGGGGTGGGAGCAGAGTAGGGGCAGAAAATCTGTGGGTTTGCCCCTGAAGTGTCCTGAAAGAATATAATTAtagtaacaaaatattttttatttatgaaaatgtgCCCTAATATTTCCTTGTTTATTCAGATGCTTTTTCTTATCTGTATTCACCAGaaatatagtctttttttttttttttcttttctttctgtttctgtttctgctcTGGTGGGGCACTTCTCTCTCACTGTTTTAATCCAGGCATTTCAAAACAGGACCTAGTCTTAAAGACTGGATTCCTGAAATGTCCCACCTGTTTAAAGTGTCCCCATTTGCCAAAGcctcccctcccttttcctttatttatcaGTCAGCCTTTACGGGCATTGCTCACTGCCTTAGAAGAGTTGCTTAAATATTATCACATTTATTCCTGACGGCAATCTTCCAAGGTGGCCACTGTTATTACCCCATTTtgtagacagggaaactgaggctgagtggGGTTGCACAGGGTCACTAGTCTGGGGGGGGTGGCAGAGCTTGGATTCCAAGCTTGGTTCTGCAAACCTTCAGGTTCACCTTAATAAGATACAACAATGCCTCCTTTCCTCGAAGAGGACCTCATTTCCTGGAAGCTTTGGAAAAGACCTTGACTCAGAGCTGGCTTCGAGCAgacaccccacccccaagaaGCCTGGCTTCCAGTGCTTACAAAAGGCCTAAGTGCCTTTAACCACCGTGATGAGGTTTACAGTCACTAGTTACTCCCAAGTTCTCCTTTAACCGGAGAGCCCTGCTGAAACCCCCTGCTGACTTCTGCCACTGAAGACTGGATCCCCACCGGGTATGAACAAAAGCCCAAGAAAATGGTGCCAGAAAGCAGTTCTCCGGAGTTTGGGTTCGGTTTAGTTCAACACAGGAAACTATGCTCCCTCACCTCACTCTCACCTCCTAAACTCCagctgtattttctctctctgggcAAGAAAACTGCCTTTCAATTTCATAAAATAATGGACACACCCCAAATCAGGCAGTTGTTTAGGTAGTTTTATCCTTCacacttttctaaattttctaaagtTTCTACAAAGAGAATGCTCCTTTAAAAAAGACCTGTTTACAAAACCATGTGATGGGTTTCCCAAGTTATTACTTCCTGCAAAAACTGCAGGTAGTTACATCAAGAGTCTATAtaaacaatatttgaaaaaaagaaaagctctacTGAAGTATAAACTGGGTCCTTGTACTGTGGTTTTATTCTGCTAGTTAGACCTGAGACCCATCCTCCACTCCGGGTATGTGGGCTGTAGGGGGTTCTTGAGCTACTTGCAATTGTTAGCACTGGAGTGTGTTTTAGGCTGGAGAAATCatcgtgtatatgtgtgtgtgtgtgtgtgtgtaaaagaaaaaagtgcaCATATATTACTTTGAAGAGTGTGGCTCAGGCCCCAAAAGATTCTTAGGGCCTAACAAGCCTCCAGTTCCTGCTTTCCAGTAACCCTTGCCTTGAGAAGATGAATCATAGAAAGAGAGTTACGCTTGAAATTGCAGTGATCCAAATGTGATCAACCCCCTCGGCCGACAATGACCTAATCCCCGTCCAGAGCCAAGAGGGCACCTTTAAATTAATTCCCAGACCACACTCAGTCAAGGGCAACAAAGACCACATTCTGACGCCCCAGGGGCACTCGGTTTTCACAACGCGTTTTATTattcatacaaaaataaatttatttacatttgcTAATTACTGTGGTAGTGCAGCCTGGCGCAGCGGCGCGTTCCCCCGGAGCAGGGTCACTAGGTACGGGACAGCCTCGGCGGCCCGCCCCGCCGGAGGAAGAACGTGGACGCCGAGAGGCAGTGTTGGAGGCGGGGGCCACCCCGAGCGGGGAGGCCAGCTGGGGACAGTCaggagtgggggggaggggagctgcAAGTTGGTGTGGGAGGAGGGAGCGGAGGGAGGCGCCGAAGGAGACCCGAGCCGGGTTCAGTGGGGAGAGCCGGATGGGAGGCTCAAGCCTagaaggaggggggtgggggggggagacgGAAGCCCGGTTACGGAGAGATGGGCGCCTGGGAGGGGAGTGAGAGGGGTGACCGCACCTGAAAGCCGAACCGCCAGGGCCGCTCCTGGCAAACCCAGCTGAGTTGGTCTCAGAAAGCGCGCCTCCACCTCTCCCCGAGCGGGGAGGGCATCGTGCGCCCGCCAGGAGGGCGCTGCCCCGTGGGATACAAACCTGGCCCAGGTGTGCCACACTCTCTTTGCAACTTAAAGACGCGCCCCAGGTAGGTCTCACGTGAAGCCCTCCGTCTTCGAAGCCGATTGTCGAGAGCGCGTTCTAACAATTACCTAACCGCCAAAGGCCTGGGCTGCGCAGAGTCGTGCCATCACCCATGTAGATCTGGCTCAGCCTGGAAACGAACGCCTAGGCGGCTGCGCGCTGGGCTCAGACTGCAGCGCCGGCGTTGGTCCACACTGCTAAAGCCCGAGGTTGGAGCTGGGTCCGCGTGTAAAGTGTCGTCGCCCAAACCCGCGGCAGCCTAGCCGTCCGCATCCTGCGATGACGGCCGCGCCGCGGAACCCTGGGGCTCTGCACCCCACGCCCGCCACCTGTCGAGTTCACAGTCCCGGGGTGGGAGTCTAGGAGAATCCAATGGAACTGTCCTCCCATTCTCGGGGGTTCTCAcgctctctcccttctctccctgacCCCCAAACACACTCACTTAACCAATAATCCCTTCAAGTGAGTTCGAGTTCGATCTAAGCGGTGGTTCCACATAATCTGTTGGCTGCGGAAACTTCTTTGGTGTCAGAGTCGGGTCGTCCCGAGACCACAAACGGCCATGTCTGTAAAATCAAAAAGAGCATCAGATACTGGAGGAGAAACGACTTCAAACCGAAACCGCTCTCCAAACGCAACCCTGGAATATCCCTGGCTTTGAGTAGCTCAGATTTTATCAGTATTCTGGGAATTTGCGTGTCTTCTCTCTAAACTAAGATTTTAACTTTACTGTATTTTGATCACGTGAGACGGGAGGTGTCCGTCCATGCCGCCCTCACGATGATTCCGCGAAATTTGCATGAATTCGGAATTTTGTCGCTTAGTTCccttccccccaacacacacacacacacacacacacacacacacacacacacaccaatcaGCCATTCGCTCCAAGTAGGAACTGGGATATGATCTTTCTCAAGCCTGGAGAATTGGCAGGTCGGAGAGGGACTTTCCAGACAAATCCCGTTTGGGGAAACCTCTGCTGTTCTTCAAGAATTGAAAAACCCAAAGGCTTTCGAAAAGAGATcggccttccctccttcctttcagaAAGTAAGGCTTGTTGATTCAAACCTGTCAGACGCTTAGCTGGAAAAAGCTAGGAAGGGAGATTTGCCAATCAATCTACAACGGGACAGCGGACTCAGATGGAACTTAGATTTAGCCCGGAAGCAGGATATTAGACAATAGCTGTCACTGGGCGAAGCACCACGTACATTGATCAGACTGATGCAAACACAGAAGGGTGGATGGTTCTCCTCCAGGAAAATGGCTGGCCCCTCCGGTGATCTGGGAGAAACTAAACTGGCCTCCTCACCACCCATACCGGAACGCCCCTACCCCCGTTTTTCCGCAGGGGCCAGACTCTGCCCGGCGCCCGGGAGCGCGCCGGGCATCTCTCGGCCGCCCGCCCCGGGCCTCGCGCGCCGCGCCCCTACCAGGTTCACCGGGTGCACGTAGCCGTTCTCGTAGCGGTCCTCCTGCAGCAGCTGCCGCAGGTGCGCGATGTAACTGGAAGCCAGCCGGAGCGTGTCCAGCTTGGAAAGCTTGGTGTCGGGGGGCACCCAGGGCAGGCTGGTCTTGAGCCTGGAGAAGGCTTTGCTCAGCACGCGCATCCGGGCGCGCTCGCGGGCGTTGGCCGCGTTCCTCTGCGACTGCTTGCACTCGGCCGCCGAGCCCTTGGGCGGGAGGGGCTTCTTGCCACCGCCGCCCCCCGCCACCCCGGGCCGCTTCCTCTTGCAGCCTCCGGCGCCGCCGGCCGCGTCCAGCGCACAGCGCTCCTCCTCGCCGTCGGGGTCTTCCTCCTCCGCGGACGAGTTGTCACTGGGCGAGATGTAGCTGCGCTCGGCGCCGCGGAGGGGCGGCCTCTTGGAGACGGGGACCGGGTACCCGCGCTGCAGCTCCCGCAGCTCCATCTCCTCGGGGTCGCTCCCTGAGCCGGTGGACATCGCCGTGTCCCCCACGACCCCGCCTTCCGCCCCCAGGCCAGTCTCGCGGCCTCCGCCTTCCGCTCCCTCGCGGAGGCGGGGGCCAGGCTGAACTCCGGTGAGGACCAGAGGCCGGGGTCGGGAAGCGCGGAGCCCAGAGAACGAGCCCCGCCGCTGACCCGGGAGAGCGTGGCCGAGAAGTCGGCGCCCGGGCCCAGGCTCGGCGCGCACCACGGCGTGCAGCGCCTTTTGACAGGACTATTTATCTGTACTCCTCGGAAGAAACCACCCAGGGCAAAGAAGAGGGGGTTGGAAAGGGGGCAAGAGGTGGGGCGGGGGCGTGGAAGGGGTGGGGACCATTTTCAGAGTGCAGAGGATCTGCTggtgggggcggggaagggaCGTCTCTGTTGAGCCGGGATTTGGGCCCCTGTCCCCGACGGACCCATCAAGTGCGAGATGACTGTGCGCAGGGTGAGTGAAGGAGGAGACCTTGTTCGTACCCATGTACCCATCCCATTTCCACCCCGCGACTGATCATAGCGATGGCGAAGGTTGCCAGACACGTGGAAACCCCAGGATCGCGACCTCTGCTTCTTTCCCGAGTCTTTTCAGCAGAACAGTATTTTCCAAGTTCATCACTCATTACGTCTGACTGCCTAGTCAAGCCTGGCCCGACAAAAGAGTAAAAGCAAAACAAGCAAGCAACACCAAACAGTCCGCGAGTTACCTCTcatttccctcccctcctttcctttaaCTTCGCTGTATGATTTACAGAGCTCTTTCATCTACATtggttcttttcattttcagacATCTGTGACTTAAATGTTATTATCTCCACTTCGCAGAACTGGAAGCTAAGCCGCAGAGATAGATATTAAATAAAGGACCCCAAATCAACAGGCTGGTAAGTAGAATATGGACTCAAAATCCGTGAGTAGAATCCCTGGCCCCTCGGTATTCCAGTCGCTACACGCCTCCCCGCCGCACAGCACAGATGCTTATATCTATTTTTCGCTGTCTTGAGAGTTCCAtgtgttaattttgtttttaacaccACCGTGCGTAAGATAGAGGATCCTGCCCCAGCGGTTGAGTTATAGTCTAGGGACTCGATGACTATTTTAGATGGTATGTTGAAGAGCGCGCTCCTGGATGCACAATGTAAGTCAACACAATCGTCCaaagtaaaaaacaacaacaaaaacaaaaaaaccccgacaCAACGGCACCCAGAAGTATGCCCCTCAAAAGAGACAAACCATAACTGCGGTCTTATCGTTTTCTCACTCGAAGGGCCTTTGCAATACGTGGTCTGGGGATGTGTACTTCATTTTGGAAGTGGACACCAATGGCCAGCTATTgaatgcctgctgtgtgccaggcactgcattaGGCGCCCTGTGCCTGCCCACtgagtaattaaaacaaacacacaaaactaaaacaacaacaaaataattaaaaccctATGAGGTTGGGTTGGGGTTAGTTACTCCGTTCTAAGGAAACTGAATCTTCACACCCGAATTAGGTGTTTACCTGTCCTTTCCCTACAAGCCCACAGCTTCCCAAGCTGAGCGAAGCTTAAGGAGAGACTGTTGGGCAGTTAGCTGGGGACGGAGCGGGCAGAAGCCGCGGGGCCAGCCTCGCTCCGCCGGCTCCTCCAGCAGAACAAATGCGCCCGGCTCCATGCCTGAAGGGCCGCAACAGGTGGCTGGCCCGGGCTGACTTCATCACTCAGGCATCATCGTTCTACCTTCGTCTCCCAGGCCAGGCCTCCCCCGTGGGGGTGTTTCGCCAAACCCATCCCGCTCGCCCCCGTTTGCAGAGGTTTTCTCCCGGTATATTTTGTCATttggttggggggcgggggtggagagtAGGGGGAGGGGCTCCTTTGGGATCAGTTGAGTAAAAAGATCGCTCGCTCTCAGTTCTCTCTGGTCTGGGAAAACGCAGGGAATACTTGACAGAGCGTAGACATCTTTCCTGAAACGCTTGAACTTGAACTTGACTCTAGGTGCGCCAGGCgaaggagaaaagcaaaaaaaaaaaaaaaaacaacaacaaaaaaaaaagagagagaagggggagcaAAAAGATGTAAAGAGGAGATCTCAGGCAGCTTTTTGCATCGCCTATTGATGACTTGAAGATATCAGCATAAATACAGAGTCTCACACATTAGAGGCAGGCATATAGGTTTTAAAAATCGGGATTGTTTATACAGGTGCAGAACAAAGTCTTTTCTTTAGAAAAGATTAATGGCAGGGAGAGCGCTAGATTTTCTCTAAACAGTCGCAAAAACTGTACCCAGTCTCAACGCGAAGTGGGTCATGGCCAGTTTCTTTTCCTTGAAGGAACTGCCTGACcccaaggattcttttttttttttttttaatagctctttcctttttccttcttttttctttttccttccttccttccttcctcccctttcttcttccctttctccctctgatCTCTTTCAAGAAAGACagctattttctctattttcttttatcttgttttcatttccccCTTTCACTCCATTTCTTTCTagttacatttttattctttcactctttttttcaaGTTGCATACTCCTAATGAAGATTAAGAAATGTATCTTCATATACATTTCATGTTAGTATATAACTGCAGTTTGCTTTAACAGGTTTGTAATGACATCTGACATTCGTCACCTCTTTAGACTTTCAAAATGcttttacttttccttctctctcagtgATTACAAAAACCCCATGAGCTGAACAGTGCAAGTATAACTATCTCTTTTGAAAAACCAGTCGTTTTAATTGTTTTGGCAAGTTCCCAAATGAATATTGCAAATGAACATTGCAAATGAATAATGAAAtctttacttttgtattttaaaaaagcacattgAAAGCAATTCCTATCTGCCCATGCTTTACAACCTTTTATATTTGTAACACAAATATACAGTTGTCTATGGTATATATTGATGATTTTGAAATTCTTTAAGATGTTCTTTTCAAGTATGCAATGGGAGGTGGGGTTAAAGTTACAGTCTCAAAcattaatacatttaataataattaataaattaataatcttGGTTCTCCTGcttattagctgtatgacctttGGCAATTTACTTTTTCTGAGGCTCAGATTACTGACCTATAATATGAAATATCTAACTTGTTGTGAGGAAGGGGGAGTATATGAGCAATTGCCCAGGCCACAGCCTGATGCACTGGAGAAAATCAATAAATCctagttatttttattactatgaaCTGCCTTGCCCAACATCACACACCTAATAAAGTGTCAGGGCCCAGAACTGACCCAGGTTTTGTACACCAGGGCTTGATATGGATTTCAGACAGCACAAGATGTTTCTTTGCTTTAACTGCAGGCTTCTAGGGTGTGAAGTGCATGGTCCCCTTGCCGGACATTTTCCACAGGCCTCATAAGAGACATCACTGAGGGAAAATGGATGGGACTGCATTAGAAACTTTCTTCAAGTTTT
This DNA window, taken from Eubalaena glacialis isolate mEubGla1 chromosome 17, mEubGla1.1.hap2.+ XY, whole genome shotgun sequence, encodes the following:
- the MSC gene encoding musculin: MSTGSGSDPEEMELRELQRGYPVPVSKRPPLRGAERSYISPSDNSSAEEEDPDGEEERCALDAAGGAGGCKRKRPGVAGGGGGKKPLPPKGSAAECKQSQRNAANARERARMRVLSKAFSRLKTSLPWVPPDTKLSKLDTLRLASSYIAHLRQLLQEDRYENGYVHPVNLTWPFVVSGRPDSDTKEVSAANRLCGTTA